A genomic window from Flavobacterium johnsoniae includes:
- a CDS encoding DUF4837 family protein: MNKTHFLLLLIPFFLISCFKGEKQNETVSGKTNTISVIIDDQLWYGEVGDSIRNKFASPVLGLTQEEPLFTINQYPARLLEGFVTDSRSIIVVKKAPVDKFEIIRNKALPHNTFRIYGKSVDDLICSIELNSAEIIKEIHDAEIKKIQEDNSTSLLNKAIIKNKFHINIQIPTGYEYMLHKKKFIWLKKEIISGNTSLLLYQIPLNNFKKKKDVINAIVKMRDSVGKYIQGREQNTQMITSEAYAPYFSKVKLDNKEAYETKGTWELKNDFMTGPFINYAILDETFNRVLVIEGFCYSPSHQERDLMLELEAIIKTVKIDKR, encoded by the coding sequence ATGAATAAAACCCATTTTTTATTGCTATTAATTCCATTTTTTCTGATTTCGTGCTTTAAAGGCGAAAAACAAAATGAAACTGTTTCAGGAAAAACAAACACCATTTCGGTCATAATTGACGACCAACTTTGGTATGGAGAAGTTGGTGATAGTATTCGAAATAAATTTGCTTCGCCAGTTCTTGGACTTACGCAAGAAGAACCGCTTTTTACCATTAATCAATATCCTGCAAGATTATTAGAAGGCTTTGTTACCGACAGCCGAAGCATTATTGTGGTTAAAAAAGCACCAGTCGATAAATTCGAAATCATTCGAAACAAAGCATTACCACACAATACTTTTCGCATTTACGGAAAATCTGTCGATGATTTGATTTGCAGTATCGAATTAAATTCTGCTGAAATTATAAAAGAAATTCACGACGCAGAAATCAAAAAAATTCAAGAAGATAACAGCACTTCGTTATTGAATAAAGCCATCATTAAGAATAAATTTCACATTAATATTCAAATTCCGACGGGTTATGAATATATGCTGCATAAGAAAAAATTTATTTGGCTAAAAAAAGAAATCATTAGTGGAAACACTAGTTTATTGCTCTATCAGATTCCGCTTAACAATTTTAAAAAGAAAAAAGATGTCATAAACGCTATTGTAAAAATGCGTGATTCTGTTGGAAAATACATTCAAGGACGTGAACAAAACACGCAAATGATTACTAGCGAAGCGTATGCACCGTATTTTTCAAAAGTAAAACTAGACAACAAAGAGGCTTACGAAACAAAAGGAACTTGGGAATTGAAAAACGATTTTATGACGGGACCTTTTATTAATTATGCCATTTTAGACGAAACCTTCAACCGTGTTTTAGTTATAGAAGGATTCTGTTATTCTCCTTCACATCAAGAACGTGACTTAATGTTGGAACTTGAAGCAATCATCAAAACAGTCAAAATCGATAAAAGATAG
- a CDS encoding DUF1579 domain-containing protein, with translation MKKVTTALAIITMCFISCKKEVKTEGATAADSVAVKTEEPLIEEPVDSAAQMKAWQEYATPGNPHKMMADEVGTWNCDMTFWYEPNGKPEKANSVAVIRMILGGRYQESDYKGTMMGQPFEGKSTLAYNNASEEYTTTFIDNMGTGMMVAMGKYDDSKKSMELKGEMVNPVNGKKTPYREVYTIVDPKTRKMEMYDVKNGSEYKSMEIVMTKK, from the coding sequence ATGAAAAAAGTAACCACCGCATTAGCAATTATAACAATGTGTTTTATTTCCTGTAAAAAAGAAGTAAAAACAGAAGGTGCAACTGCAGCCGATTCTGTTGCTGTTAAAACCGAAGAACCACTTATTGAAGAACCCGTAGATTCTGCAGCACAAATGAAAGCTTGGCAAGAATACGCAACACCTGGAAATCCACATAAAATGATGGCAGACGAAGTCGGAACTTGGAACTGCGATATGACTTTCTGGTACGAACCAAATGGAAAACCAGAAAAAGCAAATTCAGTAGCCGTTATTAGAATGATTTTGGGAGGCCGTTATCAAGAATCTGATTATAAAGGAACCATGATGGGACAGCCATTTGAAGGTAAAAGCACTTTAGCCTATAATAACGCAAGCGAAGAATACACCACAACTTTTATTGATAATATGGGAACCGGAATGATGGTTGCCATGGGAAAATACGATGATAGTAAAAAAAGCATGGAATTAAAAGGCGAAATGGTAAATCCTGTAAACGGTAAAAAAACACCTTATCGGGAAGTCTATACAATTGTGGATCCAAAAACAAGAAAAATGGAAATGTACGATGTCAAAAACGGATCAGAATACAAAAGCATGGAAATTGTAATGACAAAAAAATAG
- a CDS encoding OmpA family protein translates to MKLNLAILLFSFYTVSAQQKPVETIYFEFDRYDLTSKQINVVSDFIKNIDTSQVESIQIYGYCDDRGTDKYNFKLSNKRANKIQNLLVGYGFKKSKIVILEGRGRIIVKPDTIENLSETRLKNRRVDLVVVKKNNLGEGVVTSFKDQLNVGDRVYLESILFNIGSAKLTSTAKKELDKVAITLLKHQNIKFEIRGHVCCTPEIYSDGIDRDTKERRLSWNRAKTVFHYLISKKISKSRMTYLGCGNKYPLKKGDKYDRRVEFLITNI, encoded by the coding sequence ATGAAGTTAAATCTAGCCATACTTCTTTTCTCATTTTATACAGTATCGGCACAACAAAAACCTGTTGAAACCATCTATTTTGAATTTGACAGGTATGATTTAACAAGCAAACAAATAAATGTTGTTTCGGACTTTATAAAAAATATAGACACCTCTCAGGTTGAGTCTATACAGATTTATGGCTATTGCGATGACCGAGGAACGGATAAATACAATTTTAAATTATCTAACAAACGTGCAAATAAAATCCAAAATCTTTTAGTTGGTTATGGATTCAAAAAAAGCAAAATTGTAATTCTTGAAGGAAGAGGTAGAATTATTGTAAAACCAGATACAATTGAAAACCTTTCTGAAACTAGATTAAAAAATCGGCGGGTTGATTTAGTCGTTGTTAAGAAAAACAATCTTGGCGAAGGTGTTGTTACTTCGTTTAAAGATCAATTAAACGTTGGAGATCGGGTTTATCTGGAATCTATTCTTTTTAATATTGGAAGCGCCAAGCTGACTTCTACAGCCAAAAAAGAATTGGACAAAGTTGCAATAACACTTTTAAAACATCAAAACATTAAGTTTGAGATACGTGGTCACGTCTGCTGTACACCTGAAATTTACAGCGACGGCATTGACCGAGATACGAAAGAAAGAAGGCTTTCTTGGAATCGAGCCAAAACTGTTTTTCATTATTTAATCTCCAAAAAAATTTCCAAAAGCCGTATGACTTATCTCGGATGCGGCAATAAATATCCGCTAAAAAAAGGTGATAAATATGATCGGAGAGTGGAGTTTTTAATTACTAATATTTAA
- a CDS encoding intradiol ring-cleavage dioxygenase yields MERKEFLRGLGLVGIGTLAIPIINSCSKDDDSSNSSTDSGSSSGSGSSSGSCSVTPSETAGPFPTITPSSLVKSNIVMDRTGVAFTIKITIKNTKASCAALKDAIVDIWHCDKDGYYSEYGGTGMQSVNYTSYHFLRGRQTTDENGLVTFTSIFPGWYSGRATHVHVHIYNASGTSLLVTQIAFPEGTGSAVATVNASTANGYTKGMSGYTYNASDNVFSDSVANELGAVTGSLSEGYILTHTINVAS; encoded by the coding sequence ATGGAAAGAAAAGAGTTTTTAAGAGGTTTGGGTTTAGTAGGTATTGGTACTTTGGCGATTCCAATCATAAACTCATGCAGTAAAGATGATGATTCATCAAATTCTTCAACTGATTCTGGTTCAAGTTCTGGTTCAGGATCATCTTCAGGAAGCTGTTCTGTTACGCCATCAGAAACAGCAGGACCGTTTCCGACTATTACGCCGTCATCTTTGGTAAAATCAAATATTGTGATGGATAGAACAGGTGTCGCTTTTACTATTAAAATTACAATTAAAAACACCAAAGCAAGTTGTGCCGCTCTAAAAGATGCTATTGTTGATATTTGGCATTGCGATAAAGACGGTTATTATTCAGAATACGGCGGAACTGGTATGCAATCTGTAAATTACACTTCATATCATTTTTTAAGAGGAAGACAAACTACAGACGAAAACGGATTGGTTACTTTCACGTCTATTTTTCCTGGATGGTATTCTGGACGCGCAACTCATGTTCATGTTCATATTTACAACGCAAGCGGAACTTCTTTATTGGTAACACAAATTGCTTTTCCGGAAGGAACAGGCAGTGCAGTTGCAACAGTAAATGCATCTACAGCAAACGGTTATACAAAAGGAATGTCTGGTTATACTTATAATGCTTCAGATAACGTGTTTTCAGATTCTGTAGCAAACGAATTGGGAGCTGTTACAGGAAGTTTAAGCGAAGGTTACATCTTAACTCATACCATCAACGTAGCAAGTTAG
- the rnpA gene encoding ribonuclease P protein component — translation MNFNYPKNERLKSKTTIGLLFSDGKSVSKYPLRLVYRQAEENSEERTKIGVSVSKKYFKKAVDRNYFKRVLRETYRLNKHLLLDNLDQNYSIMLFYQTKERLTYQEINTKMIQLFEKFSLQINKTPDSEQKIES, via the coding sequence ATGAACTTCAATTACCCTAAAAACGAGCGTTTAAAAAGCAAAACCACAATCGGATTATTATTTTCTGATGGTAAATCGGTTTCTAAATATCCGCTTCGTTTGGTTTACCGTCAAGCGGAAGAAAATTCAGAAGAAAGAACCAAAATTGGCGTTTCGGTTTCGAAGAAATATTTCAAGAAAGCTGTTGATAGAAATTACTTCAAAAGAGTTTTGAGAGAAACCTATCGTTTAAACAAACATTTACTTCTGGATAATCTCGATCAAAATTATTCGATAATGCTTTTTTATCAGACTAAAGAACGTTTGACTTATCAGGAAATCAACACCAAAATGATTCAGTTGTTTGAGAAATTTTCGCTTCAAATCAACAAAACTCCAGATTCTGAACAGAAAATCGAATCGTAA
- a CDS encoding S41 family peptidase: MYPYFKKKFIIPVAAAGMLFVGTSFKEDFFEIAKQIEIFTTLFKAVNTNYVDETNPGDLMDKAIKSMLGSLDPYTVYFNEQDVVNFKINNTGEYTGIGALISRKKDRLIVREPYKNYPADKAGLKAGDEIIQIGDVLIADFKDDASQLLKGTKNTKINIKYLRQGKPFTTVLVLDEVDIKSVPFYGKIDDKTGYIVLAHFSRKASNEVKEALEKLKADGATQIVLDLRGNPGGLLNEAIDICNLFVPKNEVIVTTKSRIEKHNNTYKTQKEPIDTQIPLAILVNGRSASASEIVSGALQDLDRAVVLGSRSFGKGLVQRSVDLTYGTQLKVTISRYYTPSGRCIQALDYAHKDKNGIAQKTDAKNFNAFKTRKGRTVYDGGGVLPDIELEETKTSPIATALIKNDGVFDYATSYYYKNPNLGDKIPTISDADYTAFKQFLKANKISFDTETEVALRNTLAAAKNEKIDETIAPEYQQLLAALEKSESTLLDKNQKEIKNMIQEELIKRYQYQEGLYQFYIKNNSEIKRAVSVLNNQTEYKTILKM, encoded by the coding sequence ATGTATCCGTATTTCAAAAAGAAATTTATTATACCAGTCGCTGCGGCGGGAATGTTGTTTGTTGGAACCAGTTTTAAAGAAGATTTTTTTGAAATTGCCAAACAGATCGAAATTTTCACAACGTTATTTAAAGCCGTAAACACCAATTATGTAGACGAAACGAATCCTGGCGATTTGATGGATAAAGCGATCAAAAGCATGTTGGGAAGTTTAGATCCGTATACGGTTTATTTTAATGAACAAGATGTTGTCAACTTCAAAATAAATAATACTGGCGAATATACAGGAATCGGCGCTTTAATTTCTAGAAAAAAAGACCGTTTAATTGTACGTGAACCTTATAAAAATTATCCAGCCGATAAAGCCGGATTAAAAGCGGGTGATGAAATCATCCAAATTGGAGACGTTTTGATTGCAGATTTTAAAGACGATGCTTCTCAATTATTGAAAGGGACAAAAAACACTAAAATCAACATCAAATATCTTCGTCAAGGTAAACCATTTACGACTGTTTTGGTTTTGGATGAAGTAGATATTAAATCGGTTCCTTTCTACGGAAAAATTGATGATAAAACGGGTTATATTGTTTTGGCACATTTTAGCAGAAAAGCATCAAACGAAGTAAAAGAAGCGCTGGAAAAACTAAAAGCTGATGGTGCAACGCAGATTGTTTTAGATTTGAGAGGAAATCCTGGAGGTTTATTAAACGAAGCAATTGATATCTGTAATTTATTTGTTCCGAAGAATGAAGTAATTGTAACGACTAAATCGAGAATCGAAAAACATAATAATACTTATAAAACACAAAAAGAACCAATTGACACTCAAATTCCGCTTGCTATTTTAGTGAATGGAAGAAGTGCTTCGGCTTCTGAAATTGTTTCGGGCGCTTTACAAGATTTGGATCGTGCAGTTGTTTTAGGAAGCAGAAGTTTCGGTAAAGGCTTGGTTCAACGTTCTGTTGATTTAACTTACGGAACACAATTGAAAGTAACCATTTCAAGATATTATACACCTTCTGGAAGATGTATTCAAGCTTTGGATTATGCACATAAAGACAAAAATGGAATTGCTCAGAAAACCGATGCTAAAAATTTCAATGCATTTAAAACCAGAAAAGGAAGAACGGTTTATGACGGCGGAGGAGTTTTACCAGATATTGAATTAGAAGAAACTAAAACGAGTCCGATTGCTACGGCGCTAATTAAAAATGATGGTGTTTTTGATTATGCAACAAGTTATTATTATAAAAATCCAAATTTGGGCGATAAGATTCCGACTATTTCAGATGCAGATTACACGGCCTTCAAACAATTCTTGAAAGCCAATAAAATTTCTTTTGATACAGAAACCGAAGTGGCTTTGAGAAATACTTTAGCTGCAGCTAAAAATGAAAAAATTGACGAAACTATTGCTCCAGAATATCAGCAATTATTGGCGGCTTTAGAAAAAAGCGAAAGTACTTTATTAGACAAAAACCAAAAGGAAATCAAAAACATGATTCAGGAAGAATTGATTAAAAGATATCAATATCAAGAAGGTTTGTATCAGTTTTACATCAAAAACAATTCTGAAATTAAAAGAGCAGTTAGCGTATTAAATAACCAGACAGAATATAAAACGATTTTAAAAATGTAG
- a CDS encoding DUF4349 domain-containing protein, which translates to MRHIFFLLSLVLILSGCNKADASANENIVISAVKMPAKAESGSYDRSPDPASPPPPAPKDKEKIEQKIIKEATLKFETDNLENSFSQIKKAVANSKARIINDSEGKDFATVFRNLTIKVPSQNFDRFINDVSKGVSYFEVKTISAQDVTEQYIDLTSRLKTKKKLEERYLEILKKANKVSEILEIEEQISAIREEIDAKEGQLKYLESRVSESTITIEFYKTIPEKEGVKISYGSKLWSAIESGFYTLSDLLISLLSAWPFVILFVVFAYFIRKRLKRRKKE; encoded by the coding sequence ATGCGACACATTTTCTTTTTATTATCTTTAGTTTTAATTCTTTCTGGCTGTAATAAAGCTGATGCTTCAGCTAACGAAAACATCGTTATCTCTGCTGTAAAAATGCCTGCAAAAGCAGAAAGCGGCTCTTACGACAGAAGTCCGGATCCAGCTTCTCCGCCACCGCCAGCTCCAAAAGATAAAGAAAAAATTGAGCAAAAAATCATTAAAGAAGCGACTTTAAAATTTGAAACTGATAATTTAGAAAATTCTTTCAGTCAAATTAAAAAGGCAGTTGCCAATAGTAAAGCAAGAATTATAAACGATTCTGAAGGAAAAGATTTTGCAACTGTTTTTAGAAATCTTACTATAAAAGTACCAAGCCAGAATTTTGACCGCTTTATAAATGATGTTTCTAAAGGTGTTTCGTATTTTGAAGTAAAAACTATTTCTGCTCAAGATGTTACAGAACAATATATAGATCTTACTTCAAGATTAAAAACCAAGAAAAAACTAGAAGAACGTTATCTCGAAATTTTAAAGAAAGCAAACAAAGTCAGCGAGATTTTAGAAATTGAAGAACAAATTTCTGCTATTCGCGAAGAAATCGATGCCAAAGAAGGTCAGCTGAAATATTTAGAAAGCCGTGTTTCTGAAAGCACAATTACAATCGAATTTTATAAAACAATACCTGAAAAAGAGGGCGTTAAAATATCTTACGGTTCCAAACTTTGGAGTGCAATTGAATCTGGATTCTATACTTTATCCGATTTATTAATTTCGCTATTAAGTGCTTGGCCGTTTGTAATTTTGTTTGTTGTATTTGCCTATTTTATTAGAAAAAGATTAAAAAGAAGAAAAAAAGAATAA
- a CDS encoding phosphoglycerate kinase yields the protein MKTLNDFDFKNKKAIIRVDFNVPLDENFNVTDTTRIEAAKPTIDAILAQGGSVILMSHLGRPKGAEEKYSLKHILSTASEILGVPVKFAENCVGEAAQAAAKDLKPGEVLLLENLRFHAEEEAGDVAFAKELASLGDIYVNDAFGTAHRAHASTTIIAQFFPNDKTFGTLLAKEIESLNKVLKNSEKPVTAVLGGSKVSSKITVIENILDKVDHMIIGGGMTFTFIKAQGGKIGESICEDDKLDLALEILRLAKEKNVQVHIPVDVVAADDFSNTANTQIVDVTAIPDGWQGLDAGPKSLENFKKVILESKTILWNGPLGVFEMETFSKGTIALGDYIAEATANGAFSLVGGGDSVAAVKQFGFEDKMSYVSTGGGAMLEMLEGRILPGIAAILD from the coding sequence ATGAAAACTTTAAACGATTTCGATTTTAAAAATAAAAAAGCAATTATCCGTGTAGACTTTAACGTGCCTTTGGATGAGAACTTTAATGTAACTGATACAACACGTATTGAAGCAGCAAAACCTACAATTGATGCTATTTTAGCACAAGGCGGAAGTGTGATTTTAATGTCGCATTTAGGAAGACCAAAAGGAGCAGAAGAGAAATATTCTTTAAAACATATCTTAAGTACAGCTTCTGAAATTTTAGGAGTTCCAGTAAAATTTGCTGAAAACTGCGTTGGTGAAGCAGCTCAAGCAGCAGCAAAAGATTTAAAACCAGGTGAAGTTTTATTATTAGAAAATTTACGTTTTCATGCTGAAGAAGAAGCTGGAGATGTAGCTTTCGCTAAAGAATTGGCTTCTCTAGGAGATATTTACGTAAATGATGCATTTGGTACAGCTCACAGAGCACACGCATCTACTACAATTATTGCACAATTCTTCCCGAACGATAAAACTTTCGGAACATTATTGGCTAAAGAAATCGAGAGTTTAAATAAAGTTCTTAAAAACAGCGAAAAACCTGTAACTGCCGTTCTTGGTGGTTCTAAAGTTTCTTCTAAAATCACGGTTATCGAAAATATCTTAGATAAAGTAGATCACATGATTATTGGTGGAGGAATGACTTTTACTTTCATTAAAGCACAAGGTGGAAAAATCGGTGAGTCTATTTGCGAGGATGATAAATTAGATTTGGCTCTTGAAATTTTAAGATTAGCAAAAGAGAAAAACGTACAAGTTCACATTCCAGTTGATGTGGTTGCTGCTGACGATTTTTCAAATACAGCAAATACTCAGATTGTAGACGTAACTGCAATTCCTGATGGATGGCAAGGTTTAGATGCAGGTCCAAAATCTTTAGAGAACTTCAAAAAAGTAATTTTAGAGTCAAAAACAATTCTTTGGAACGGTCCATTAGGAGTTTTTGAAATGGAAACTTTCTCTAAAGGAACTATCGCATTAGGAGATTATATCGCTGAAGCTACAGCAAATGGAGCATTTTCATTAGTTGGTGGTGGAGATTCTGTTGCGGCTGTAAAACAATTCGGATTTGAAGATAAAATGAGCTATGTTTCTACTGGTGGTGGGGCAATGCTTGAAATGTTAGAAGGAAGAATTTTACCTGGAATCGCTGCGATTTTAGACTAA
- a CDS encoding LysM peptidoglycan-binding domain-containing protein, with product MIVRKISLVVSAFFTMAAFSQETASNFESKPEVKVTYLDSIKSTFKKNELASKVDSLWMNELVSLDIYEDLTKDIQTINKDVTVDEELPTELLKQRLAAMNEKSPFEIEYNQGLENIIKSFLKNRKKSFSRLMALSEYYFPIFEEAFAKQNVPLEIKYLAVVESALNPKAVSRMGATGLWQFMYGTGKQYALKIDSYIDERSDPLKATAACSEYMTKMYNIFGDWELVLASYNSGPGNVTKAIRRSGGKTKYWDIRNYLPRETQGYVPAFLATMYLFEYHKEHGINPERAVVKNFETDTVAIKNQMSFKQIADLLDMPQSQIQLLNPSYKMGVVPFYQGEQHFIRLPKDKIATFVSNEPQIYAYVKYDSEMKSTSSRLAVKYAPKAKPATVKPAAIEKNNSDFEFYRVRKGDNLGAIASKYDVSISDIKKWNNLKTNSVAIGRSLKIKSEDETPVKSAPINDKREEAIASADEKSKSGAVDMDYVVVAGDNLGSIAKKFGTTIAELKELNNLTSNNIGLGKTLIISKAAIIIEEPASVSTAIASNSVDSFKKKAVSKSVSEDYYVKKGDSLYSISKKYPGVTISDIKKWNGIKDEDIKPGMKLKING from the coding sequence ATGATTGTAAGGAAAATATCATTAGTGGTTTCTGCTTTCTTTACGATGGCTGCCTTTTCACAAGAAACAGCATCGAATTTTGAAAGTAAGCCCGAAGTTAAGGTAACATATTTAGACTCTATAAAAAGCACATTCAAAAAAAATGAACTAGCTTCAAAAGTTGATAGTTTATGGATGAACGAATTAGTAAGTCTAGATATTTATGAAGACCTGACCAAAGACATTCAAACCATCAACAAAGATGTTACGGTTGATGAAGAACTGCCAACAGAATTGCTAAAACAACGTTTGGCAGCGATGAATGAGAAATCACCTTTTGAGATTGAATACAATCAAGGTTTAGAAAATATAATAAAGTCATTTCTTAAGAACCGTAAAAAATCGTTTTCTCGATTAATGGCTTTATCAGAATATTATTTCCCAATCTTTGAGGAAGCTTTTGCCAAACAAAATGTTCCTTTGGAAATAAAATATTTAGCTGTTGTAGAATCTGCTTTAAATCCTAAAGCAGTTTCTAGAATGGGCGCTACGGGACTTTGGCAATTTATGTACGGAACCGGAAAACAATACGCTTTAAAAATCGATTCTTATATTGATGAAAGAAGTGATCCTCTTAAAGCTACAGCCGCATGTTCAGAATACATGACCAAAATGTACAATATTTTTGGCGACTGGGAACTGGTTTTAGCCTCTTACAATTCAGGGCCAGGAAATGTTACTAAAGCAATTCGTCGTTCAGGCGGAAAAACAAAATACTGGGACATTCGTAATTATCTTCCAAGAGAAACTCAAGGTTACGTTCCGGCTTTCTTAGCAACAATGTATCTTTTCGAATATCACAAAGAACACGGAATTAACCCAGAAAGAGCTGTGGTTAAAAATTTCGAAACGGATACTGTAGCAATCAAAAATCAAATGTCTTTCAAACAGATAGCCGATTTATTAGACATGCCGCAATCTCAAATTCAGCTTTTAAATCCTTCTTATAAAATGGGAGTTGTGCCGTTTTACCAAGGAGAACAGCATTTCATTCGTCTTCCAAAAGATAAAATTGCAACGTTTGTATCTAACGAACCTCAGATTTATGCTTACGTAAAGTATGATTCTGAAATGAAATCTACTTCATCTAGATTGGCTGTAAAATATGCTCCAAAAGCAAAACCTGCAACGGTTAAACCTGCAGCAATTGAAAAGAATAACAGCGATTTTGAATTTTATAGAGTTAGAAAAGGAGATAATTTAGGAGCAATTGCATCTAAATATGACGTAAGCATTTCTGATATCAAAAAATGGAATAATTTAAAAACTAATTCAGTTGCAATTGGAAGAAGTTTAAAAATTAAATCGGAAGACGAAACACCTGTTAAATCTGCTCCAATTAATGATAAAAGAGAAGAAGCCATTGCATCTGCTGATGAAAAATCTAAGTCAGGAGCTGTTGATATGGACTATGTTGTAGTAGCGGGAGATAATTTAGGTAGCATTGCAAAGAAATTCGGTACGACTATTGCGGAGTTAAAAGAACTTAATAATTTAACTTCGAACAATATTGGTTTAGGAAAAACACTTATTATTTCGAAAGCAGCAATAATTATTGAAGAACCTGCATCAGTTTCTACAGCAATTGCATCAAACTCGGTTGATTCATTCAAGAAAAAAGCAGTTTCTAAAAGCGTTAGTGAAGATTATTACGTTAAAAAAGGAGACTCTTTATACAGTATTTCTAAAAAATATCCTGGAGTAACAATTTCGGATATTAAAAAATGGAATGGTATTAAAGATGAAGATATTAAACCGGGAATGAAACTTAAAATAAACGGATAA
- a CDS encoding alpha/beta hydrolase family protein: protein MKTIQHHLSNVNIFDLTYNSFDNRKIKGFLILPVEKNKKFPVIIYNRGGNGSFAMVSEPYIIRFLSKIASKGFIVIGSQLRGSEGSEGIDEFGGKEIDDVLSLFSIIDKIEIADTTKIAQIGWSRGGITNFQLLKRTKKIEGTINIAGPSDILKTNRKEMFTVYRNRIKNYNLDSIYYSKKVSPIFQIDSILNKKENFLFIHGDKDERVEVFNSVELYDKTREKGYTADFILFENGDHSLFDQFDKLIEYITNWLSNLFHLKY, encoded by the coding sequence ATGAAAACTATTCAGCATCATCTTTCAAATGTCAATATTTTTGATTTAACGTATAATTCTTTTGACAATAGAAAAATTAAAGGGTTTTTAATACTGCCTGTTGAGAAGAACAAAAAGTTTCCAGTAATAATTTATAATCGCGGTGGAAATGGAAGTTTCGCAATGGTGAGTGAACCCTACATAATTAGGTTTTTATCCAAAATCGCATCAAAAGGATTTATTGTAATTGGGTCACAGTTAAGAGGATCTGAAGGAAGTGAAGGAATAGACGAGTTTGGAGGAAAAGAAATTGATGATGTACTTTCTTTATTTAGTATTATTGATAAAATCGAAATTGCCGATACAACTAAAATTGCTCAAATTGGTTGGAGCAGAGGTGGTATAACCAATTTTCAGCTTTTAAAAAGAACCAAGAAAATTGAAGGCACCATTAATATAGCTGGACCTAGCGATATTCTGAAAACTAATAGAAAAGAAATGTTTACAGTATATAGAAATCGAATTAAAAATTACAATTTGGATTCTATTTATTATTCTAAAAAAGTATCTCCAATATTCCAGATTGATTCCATTTTAAACAAAAAGGAAAACTTTTTATTTATACACGGTGATAAAGACGAAAGAGTTGAAGTTTTTAATAGTGTAGAACTTTATGATAAAACAAGAGAAAAAGGATATACAGCAGATTTTATTCTATTTGAAAATGGAGATCACAGCTTATTTGATCAATTTGATAAACTAATTGAGTATATTACTAATTGGTTAAGCAATTTATTTCATCTTAAATATTAG
- a CDS encoding GNAT family N-acetyltransferase translates to MELEWKIKPFEALNVNELYDLLKLRSEIFVVEQNCVYLDIDGKDKKALHLIGEFEGKIVAYSRLFDAGISFDNASIGRVVVDESYRDRKWGHELMQVAIAEIKSNFGKDKITIGAQLYLKKFYESHGFVQTSEMYLEDDIEHIEMIR, encoded by the coding sequence ATGGAATTAGAATGGAAAATAAAGCCTTTTGAGGCATTAAATGTAAACGAGCTATATGATTTGCTCAAACTTAGAAGTGAAATCTTTGTAGTGGAGCAAAACTGCGTTTATTTGGATATTGACGGGAAAGACAAGAAAGCTTTACACTTAATTGGCGAATTTGAAGGTAAAATTGTTGCCTATTCTCGTTTATTCGATGCCGGAATTTCATTTGACAATGCCTCAATCGGAAGAGTAGTTGTTGATGAAAGCTACAGAGACAGAAAATGGGGACATGAATTAATGCAAGTCGCAATTGCTGAAATTAAATCTAATTTCGGAAAAGATAAAATTACTATTGGAGCTCAATTGTATCTAAAGAAATTCTACGAAAGTCACGGTTTTGTGCAAACGAGCGAAATGTATTTAGAAGATGATATTGAACATATTGAGATGATTAGATAA